In Nicotiana tabacum cultivar K326 chromosome 17, ASM71507v2, whole genome shotgun sequence, one DNA window encodes the following:
- the LOC107822447 gene encoding transcription factor MYB2-like, with amino-acid sequence MEVEKTTERLYSAQEKVKMTKGGWTLDEDSKLIHYISLLGQGRWDSLAHFAGLKRTGKSCRLRWMNYLRPNLRRGELTPQEQLLILLLHFRYGNRWAKIAEHLPGRTDNEVKNYWRTKVQKHAKQLHCDVNSLQFRDFLHYQWLPRLTEQIRATSSSQEQLMSSSSSFTSHNNTEVLILENSTFLQTGINGSTNITCPINHTPNVAEVTSLIDDNIWNLLSGNRTSGFEDGFSDLSSTDMAVYSNSQDQCHSWASVGSEVLLPDETLGLNDMDLWLFP; translated from the exons ATGGAGGTGGAGAAAACAACAGAGAGACTATACAGTGCACAGGAAAAAGTAAAGATGACGAAAGGAGGCTGGACTTTGGATGAAGACTCCAAACTCATCCATTACATCTCCCTACTTGGTCAGGGACGCTGGGACTCCTTGGCTCACTTTGCCG GATTGAAGCGTACAGGTAAGAGCTGCAGATTAAGATGGATGAACTACTTGCGGCCGAATTTACGACGAGGAGAACTTACTCCTCAAGAGCAGCTTCTTATTTTACTCCTTCATTTTCGCTATGGAAATCG ATGGGCAAAGATCGCAGAACACTTGCCAGGTAGAACAGATAACGAGGTTaagaattactggagaacaaAAGTTCAAAAGCATGCAAAACAGCTGCATTGCGACGTCAATAGCCTACAGTTTCGAGACTTCCTTCATTATCAATGGCTTCCCAGGTTAACTGAACAAATACGTGCCACGTCATCGTCTCAAGAACAACTCatgtcctcttcttcttcttttacctCTCACAATAACACTGAAGTATTAATATTGGAGAATTCTACTTTTCTTCAAACTGGGATTAATGGATCGACTAACATCACATGTCCTATAAACCACACTCCAAATGTTGCCGAAGTTACGTCACTAATAGATGATAATATTTGGAACCTCTTGAGCGGTAACAGGacatctggatttgaagatggaTTTTCTGATCTTTCAAGCACAGATATGGCGGTTTATTCTAATTCTCAGGATCAGTGTCATAGTTGGGCAAGTGTAGGATCAGAAGTATTATTACCAGATGAAACGCTAGGATTGAATGATATGGACCTTTGGCTCTTTCCTTAG